Proteins encoded by one window of Bubalus bubalis isolate 160015118507 breed Murrah chromosome 4, NDDB_SH_1, whole genome shotgun sequence:
- the LOC102415196 gene encoding olfactory receptor 8S1-like — protein sequence MDLRNHSTVTEFILLGLSANPHTQALLFLLFLGIYLLTIMGNLMMLLVIKADFHLHTPMYFFLSHLSFVDICFSSVTVPKMLENLLSRRKTISVEGCLAQVFFVFVAAGTEAYLLSVMAYDRYAAICHPLLYGQIMSKKLYIQLVWGSWGLGFLDALINIFLAVNMIFCEAKIIPHYSCEMPSLLSLSCSDISRNLIALLCSTLLHGLGTFLLVSLSYAHIITAILSISSTSGRSKAFSTCSSHLTAVTLYFGSGLLRHLMPNSGSPAELIFSVQYTVITPMLNPLIYSLKNKEVKVALKRTLEKYLQHIRC from the coding sequence ATGGACTTGAGGAACCACAGCACTGTCACAGAGTTCATCCTCCTCGGACTGTCTGCCAACCCTCACACCCAGGCTCTGCTCTTTCTGCTATTCCTGGGGATTTACCTTCTGACAATAATGGGGAACTTGATGATGTTGCTGGTGATCAAGGCTGATTTCCACCTCCACacgcccatgtacttcttcctgagCCACCTCTCTTTCGTTGATATCTGCTTCTCTTCAGTCACAGTGCCCAAGATGTTGGAGAACCTCCTGTCTCGAAGGAAAACGATATCGGTAGAGGGCTGCCTAGCTCAGGTCTTCTTTGTGTTTGTTGCTGCAGGGACCGAAGCCTATCTGCTCtcagtgatggcctatgaccgctatgccGCCATCTGCCACCCTCTACTCTATGGACAGATCATGAGCAAAAAGCTGTACATTCAGCTTGTGTGGGGCTCGTGGGGCCTGGGCTTTCTGGATGCACTCATCAACATCTTCCTAGCTGTGAACATGATCTTCTGTGAGGCCAAAATCATCCCTCACTACAGCTGTGAAatgccctctctcctctccctgtccTGCTCTGATATCTCCAGAAACCTCATTGCCTTGCTCTGTTCCACTCTGCTGCATGGGCTGGGAACCTTCCTTTTGGTCTCCCTATCCTATGCCCACATTATCACCGCCATCCTGAGCATCAGCTCTACCTCAGGCAGAAgcaaggccttctccacctgctcttCCCACCTCACTGCAGTGACACTGTACTTTGGCTCAGGTTTGCTCCGCCATCTCATGCCAAATTCAGGATCCCCTGCAGAACTGATCTTCTCTGTGCAATATACTGTCATCACGCCCATGCTGAATCCCCTCATTTACAGTCTGAAAAACAAGGAGGTGAAGGTGGCTCTGAAAAGAACTTTGGAAAAGTATTTGCAGCATATCAGGtgctga